One genomic window of Pecten maximus chromosome 3, xPecMax1.1, whole genome shotgun sequence includes the following:
- the LOC117323980 gene encoding homeobox protein Nkx-2.1-like has product MSLSPRPHTTPFSVTDILSPIEETYKRTTIEANIPPLTPYRNHTQHPTHQMGSMSATNPYHTGYVPPLSHHTPSFPPQYCNAPDFGYGDPRTTTASWYGNNRDAGFTLSRLINGPSSCAMSPMSTGMNMNHVNMSALSGFEHSKPQGIQFPITQRRKRRVLFSQAQVYELERRFKQQKYLSAPEREHLASMINLTPTQVKIWFQNHRYKCKRQIKDKDKPDSQSPASSPSASSQQSSPGQQTQNSHPTQSSPRRVAVPVLIKDGKSCSTSGDSQTTTHAQQSSQQSSMGTSRVSASSQGSTSGGHHSTSHHSSSSKSMQNSHSLNTPPLSAHCGPNSHPTLNGGIHQNLHYQPSGMTGSSLGSSPYILNGRTW; this is encoded by the exons ATGTCCCTCAGTCCACGGCCGCACACAACACCGTTTTCAGTGACAGACATTCTAAGTCCTATCGAGGAGACTTACAAGAGGACAACTATTGAGGCAAACATCCCTCCGCTTACCCCTTACAGGAACCACACCCAACACCCAACCCATCAGATGGGCAGCATGAGCGCTACCAACCCCTACCACACGGGATATGTGCCTCCTCTCTCCCATCATACACCCAGCTTCCCACCTCAGTACTGCAATGCCCCGGACTTCGGATACGGGGACCCCCGGACAACTACTGCTTCGTGGTACGGCAACAACAGGGATGCCGGCTTCACAC TATCCAGACTCATCAACGGCCCCAGCTCGTGCGCCATGTCTCCGATGTCAACTGGAATGAACATGAACCATGTCAATATGTCGGCCCTCAGTGGGTTCGAACACTCCAAACCCCAAGGGATTCAGTTTCCCATCACACAGAGACGCAAGAGGCGCGTGCTCTTCTCTCAAGCTCAGGTATATGAACTAGAGAGGAGATTTAAACAACAGAAATACCTATCTGCACCAGAACGTGAACACCTGGCCAGTATGATAAATCTAACTCCTACACAAGTGAAAATTTGGTTCCAGAACCACCGTTACAAGTGCAAACGTCAAATTAAAGACAAAGACAAGCCTGACTCGCAGTCTCCTGCCAGCTCCCCCTCGGCGTCTTCTCAACAATCCTCCCCCGGGCAACAGACCCAGAACTCTCACCCCACCCAGTCCTCACCTAGGCGGGTGGCAGTGCCCGTTTTAATCAAGGACGGTAAGTCATGTTCCACTTCCGGTGACTCACAAACCACAACGCACGCACAGCAATCCTCACAGCAAAGTTCGATGGGAACATCTCGAGTTAGTGCTTCATCTCAGGGATCAACTTCCGGTGGACATCATTCAACATCACATCATAGTTCAAGCTCCAAATCCATGCAGAACTCTCATTCACTAAACACACCGCCTTTATCGGCCCACTGTGGACCAAATTCTCATCCAACTCTCAATGGAGGGATTCATCAAAACCTACACTATCAACCTTCCGGTATGACCGGAAGTAGTTTGGGTTCATCTCCGTACATTCTTAATGGCAGGACATGGTGA
- the LOC117322733 gene encoding endochitinase 2-like, translating into MTTQTRHCEETETVTTRTRHREETVTVTTRTRHREETVTVTTRTRHREETVTVTTQTRHREETVTVTTRTRHRDETVTTRTRHREETVTVTTRTRHREEIVAVTTRTRHRDETVTKRTRHREDTVTVTTRTRHREDTVTVTTRTRHRVEIVAVTTRTRHREEIVAVTTRTRHREETVTTRTRHREETVTTRTRHREETVTTRTRHREETVTVTTRTRHREETETVMTRTRHREETVTVTTRTRHREETVTVTTRTRHREESETVTTRTRHREETVTTRTRHREETVTVTTRTRHREETVTTRTRHREETVTTRTRHREETVTVTTRTRHREETVTVTTRTRHREETETVTTRTRHREETVTTRTRHREETVTVTTWTRHREKTVTVTTRTRYREETETVTTRTRDREKTVTVTTRTRDREKTEAIQIQSLIDPILTFDLSQPPIRP; encoded by the coding sequence ATGACGACACAAACACGTCACTGTGAGGAGACTGAGACAGTGACGACACGAACTCGTCACCGAGAGGAGACTGTGACGGTGACGACACGGACACGTCACCGAGAGGAGACTGTGACGGTGACGACACGGACACGTCACCGAGAGGAGACTGTGACGGTGACGACACAGACGCGTCATCGAGAGGAGACTGTGACGGTGACGACACGGACTCGTCACCGAGATGAGACAGTGACGACACGGACACGTCACCGAGAGGAGACTGTGACGGTGACTACACGGACACGTCACCGAGAGGAGATTGTGGCGGTGACGACAAGGACACGTCACCGAGATGAGACTGTGACGAAACGGACACGTCACCGAGAGGACACTGTGACGGTAACGACACGAACACGTCACCGAGAGGACACTGTGACGGTGACGACACGGACACGTCACCGAGTTGAGATTGTGGCGGTGACGACACGGACACGTCACCGAGAGGAGATTGTGGCGGTGACGACACGGACACGTCACCGAGAGGAGACTGTGACGACACGGACACGTCACCGAGAGGAGACTGTGACGACACGGACACGTCACCGAGAGGAGACAGTGACGACACGGACACGTCACCGAGAGGAGACTGTGACGGTGACGACACGGACACGTCACCGAGAAGAGACTGAGACTGTGATGACACGGACACGTCACCGAGAGGAGACTGTGACGGTGACGACACGGACACGTCACCGTGAGGAGACTGTGACGGTGACGACACGGACACGTCACCGAGAGGAGTCTGAGACTGTGACGACACGGACACGTCACCGAGAGGAGACTGTGACGACACGGACACGTCACCGAGAGGAGACTGTGACGGTGACGACACGGACACGTCACCGTGAGGAGACTGTGACGACACGGACACGTCACCGAGAGGAGACTGTGACGACACGGACACGTCACCGAGAGGAGACTGTGACGGTGACGACACGGACACGTCACCGTGAGGAGACTGTGACGGTGACGACACGGACACGTCACCGAGAGGAGACTGAGACTGTGACGACACGGACACGTCACCGAGAGGAGACTGTGACGACACGGACACGTCACCGAGAGGAGACTGTGACGGTGACGACATGGACACGTCACCGAGAGAAGACTGTGACGGTGACGACACGAACACGTTACCGAGAGGAGACTGAGACTGTGACGACACGGACACGTGACCGAGAGAAGACTGTGACGGTGACAACACGAACACGTGACCGAGAGAAGACTGAGGCAATCCAGATACAGTCGCTGATCGATCCTATTCTTACTTTTGATCTTAGTCAGCCCCCAATCAGACCCTGA